A window of Streptomyces broussonetiae genomic DNA:
GGGCCGCACGTACGCCCAGCACATGTTCCTCAGCTCGATGCTCCGCAAGCTCAAGAGCGCGGGCACGCTGACCGACCCTACTGCGGTCTACGGGCTCGCCGACGCCGCCACCAAGGCACTCACCGTCGACACGGGTCTCGGCAGCATCAGCAAACTGATCGGCCTGGCCTCGGACGTCGACAAGGTACCCACCAAGCGGATCACCTTCACCACCATGCAGACAGGCCCGGATCCGAACAACAGCGAGCGACTCGTCGTGGGGCAGGGCGCGAAGTCCCTGTTCGCGACGATCGCCAACGACCAGTCCCTGAGCGGCGGCTCGGACAGGAAGCCGACTACGGGCCCTGCCTCTCCGGCGCCGGTCAACACCGCCCAGATCGCGGTGAAGGTCGAGAACGGCACCGGCATCGGCGGCCGTGCCTCCGACATCGCCACCGCCCTCACGGGCAAGGGCTTCGGCTCGGGCACGACGGCCAACGCACCCGGCGCGACGACTACCACCCTTACCTACGGCCCTGGCGAGAAGCCGCAGGCCCAGGCGGTGGCCGGCACGCTCGGCCTGCCCTCCTCACGCCTCAAGCAGGGCACCGGCACCGGTCTGACCCTGGTGATCGGCAGTGACTGGCCCAGCGGCACCACCTACGGCTCCGGCTCTGGCTCATCCTCGCCAGCCCCGGCCGACACCCATGCCGCAGTCTCCAACGCCCACGCCCAGACCGCTGACCAGTCCAAGACCTGTGCTCAGGTCAGCCCGTACAGGACTGTCTCCCTCAACGGCGTCAGTATGACCCCGGCCCAGGCCTACGCAGCCGCGCGCAGCCAGCCCGACTCCGACGCGTGACCCGCGGCGAGCAGTTGACCCAGGAATTCGACGCGTCGGTACCGGCGGACCGGTTGCGGGAGTTCTTCGGGTGGTGGCCCTGGAGGACCGTCAGTGCGCTCTACGGGTACTTGAGAAGGCGCTTGGCCGTGCGCCTGGTGCGGAGTGCGCCCCATATGAGTGGGAAAAGGATGTAACGGGGGCCAGTTGGCTACCCGGATGACGCCTGAAGGAGGCACGGGGGAGTGAGTGAGCGGGTCAGCGGGTGTGGTCCGGTGGTTCAATCAGGTGAGGGGCTACGGCTACATCGACGGGGACGACGGCCGTGAGGCACGGGTGCGGCGCGAGGACATTGAAGGCGGCACGTTCGTTACCGAGGGCCTTCGCGTCACCTACGAGGTACGCGAGGGTGCCGCGGACGAACTGGGGGCCGTGCGTGTGCAGATAGCGGAGCATGTGCATTAAGGGGGTGATCCGCCTTGGCGCGCTTGCCGAGCGGGTGCTACTGGCGGCCGACTACGCGGACGGACGCCAT
This region includes:
- a CDS encoding cold shock domain-containing protein, which translates into the protein MSGSAGVVRWFNQVRGYGYIDGDDGREARVRREDIEGGTFVTEGLRVTYEVREGAADELGAVRVQIAEHVH